A window of Mycobacteriales bacterium contains these coding sequences:
- a CDS encoding NAD-dependent epimerase/dehydratase family protein yields the protein MRAVFVTGGAGFVGGAVLDALAERGETVRALVHTDDAARVVAARGAIPVRGDLCDLDALSTGMRGAEVVVHAASRLRGGWSALDALRRINVDGSRTVLQAARTAGVPRLVLLSTEQVVLGVRPLVGADESAPYPERYVGAYAASKAEAEQLVLAASTPELATVAVRPRMLWGPGDAWLLPRLVTAARSGRLRWVDGGEHLTSTTHVRNAVEGVLAAADRGRSGAAYFVTDGAPLPFREFATGLLATRGIVPHVGSVRGRVARAAGGGTGALWRALPLPGGPPVDLATIRAIGEECTLRDDLARRELGYEGHVRREQGLAELRSEYKYSPAAAPQRGSQRGE from the coding sequence ATGCGCGCGGTCTTCGTCACTGGCGGCGCCGGCTTCGTCGGTGGTGCCGTGCTGGATGCACTGGCCGAACGCGGCGAGACCGTCCGCGCCCTGGTGCACACCGACGACGCCGCGCGCGTCGTCGCCGCCCGCGGCGCCATCCCGGTCCGCGGCGACCTCTGCGACCTCGACGCGCTCTCCACCGGCATGCGCGGCGCCGAGGTGGTCGTGCACGCGGCGTCCCGGCTGCGCGGCGGCTGGTCCGCGCTGGACGCGCTGCGCCGGATCAACGTCGACGGCAGCCGTACGGTCCTGCAGGCGGCCCGGACGGCCGGCGTCCCCCGGCTGGTGCTGCTGTCCACCGAGCAGGTCGTGCTCGGCGTCCGGCCGCTGGTCGGCGCGGACGAGTCCGCCCCGTACCCGGAGCGGTACGTGGGGGCGTACGCGGCCAGCAAGGCCGAGGCCGAGCAGCTGGTGCTCGCGGCCAGCACGCCCGAGCTCGCCACGGTCGCGGTCCGGCCCCGGATGCTCTGGGGACCGGGCGACGCCTGGCTGCTCCCCCGGCTGGTGACCGCGGCCCGCTCCGGCCGGCTGCGCTGGGTCGACGGCGGCGAGCACCTCACCTCGACCACGCACGTGCGCAACGCGGTCGAGGGCGTGCTGGCCGCGGCCGACCGGGGGCGGAGCGGGGCGGCGTACTTCGTCACCGACGGTGCGCCGCTGCCGTTCCGCGAGTTCGCCACCGGGCTGCTCGCGACCCGGGGGATCGTGCCGCACGTCGGCAGCGTGCGCGGGCGGGTCGCGCGAGCGGCCGGCGGCGGGACCGGTGCGCTCTGGCGGGCCCTGCCCCTGCCCGGCGGGCCGCCGGTCGACCTGGCCACGATCCGGGCGATCGGCGAGGAGTGCACCCTGCGCGACGACCTGGCCCGGCGTGAACTCGGCTACGAGGGACACGTACGCCGGGAGCAGGGGCTGGCCGAGCTACGGTCGGAGTACAAGTACAGCCCGGCCGCGGCGCCGCAACGGGGGTCGCAGCGGGGCGAGTGA